In the Glycine max cultivar Williams 82 chromosome 6, Glycine_max_v4.0, whole genome shotgun sequence genome, CCCCCTTCAAATAGGTGATGGCATAGGCAGGAATACAATTTAGGCTTTTTGATAAACTTGCAAATTGCAATTCGTGGATGGCAAGAACTTTGAATAAGATCCCGTAGGCTTTGAAATCCTATTAACTCCTTAGGAACGGAAGGAACATCATACAAAATGACTTCGTATTAGAAAGAATATATTGGAAACCAAAACCATCATCTTATTATACATGGCGAGGTCTCAGATATGTGGTCGAGTCCACACACACACGTATACATATTGGCCAGTATTAACATGTATGTGTTATAGATTTGATGACAAAATGATCATCAACTAGAGACCTCGATATTAATGTCTTGCCCTTCGTATCAGCATTCAGCCCCTTTTTTGTCCTTTCAAGGGTTGGTTGTTTGGAAATTATAATCAGGGTAGTTAAATGACAAAAACTGATATGGTTTTATTGCCGTCCACGCATTAGTAGCAGCTACTTGTTCTACAAGATTTTCATACCTTCAAAGTAAATGTTAAAAAGTGTGCTAAAATAGTAGGAGAACTTTTATTAgaagagaaaatatttaatatattaggaATATAAAAGGCATTTGAATACttgattttttaagtaattactAATTAGAAGCATTCAGTAAATAGTTGATGTTCCTCAATATTTTAGACACTTATTATAAAACCGTGCATCTCTAAATGCGTCATACcctttcattttattcttttttttggtatttgatCTTGTTCAGCTTAGCTCATTCAGAGTTGTCGAGTGTTTTCTATGACAAAGTTCTCCTTCTGGCCTGGGGGTAAGTTGTTTGGTTGTGTCATGTAAATGGTTGGCTATTAAGGTTATTTGATGCATTAACCCTGTATGTTTTTGTGACTGATGCAGGTATAATAGCACTATTGTTCTCATTGTtggcatttttgtttttatctgtgCAACTGTTGGTGTGTTACTGTTAATGGAAAGTCTAAGTGCTTTCTTACATGCTTTGAGACTTCACTGGGTAGAGTACCAGAACAAATTTTATGAGGGAGATGGTTACAAGTTCTTCCCGTTTTCGTTTACATTACTCACGGATGAGGATGAACTGTAAGCTGGAAAATGCCAGATGACAttttacatagatagaaatatgtCAGTTTCACCTTGAGAACCTGCCATGTATATTAAACTACCCTACATGTCACCCAGTTTGTCAGCTAAAATCAGGGCAATGGAATATCTATGTAGGCCATTACATTACATTTGTAATTGAAACTAAAAGGCCCGCAGTTTAAGAGGAATGAAAGACACTGGTTTCCATCCCATTGGCTGATCTAGTCGATAACCATTTGAGGTGTTTCCCTAGTGCAGAAGGCATTGCGTGTACATGCACTGCACAATCAAGTGTATAGTGTAaagtgattttgaaaataaataattttaaataattgttgtgACTTGGTAATTCTTCTTATTGTTTTCAGTTCACATTGTCATATCAAATTACTCTGGTCAACAATTTTTTCCTGAAATCATGAGACATTCAGTTGTCTGCTCTCTGGAGATTCCTCTATTCTTTACCTGTTCTCTTGGCAGATTTTTCTTGCAATGGCCGTGTAGTAGAAGGAATGGGCAATGTTAACTGTGAGAactcaaattaatttcattcagGTTACTTGCAATAACTATAACAGTGGGTAATGATTTGTGGCTAGACTAGCTAGCATAGAGAATTACAGAATAAAAGCATAAACATGTGCTTAGCAGTTTCCTCCTTCATAACATTACATCGTGCAAATTATTTACATACATACTATACTGGTGCCCCTACCACGTTTAGGCATCCATCCTTATATTTAATTGTTAGAAACATGTATAGCAGCGACAGTTGAGACCATCGAGTCCACCCCACATACATTGCGACCTCTGCAGATCTTGTAATATCCCTCTTCTCCCCAGCTCTCCCCCCATGAATTCTTTATGATCCAGTAAGGCTTTTCCTTAAAACGAATTGGAGCATAAGCACCAGAACCATaccccaccaaaagaaccccgTGATCCAAATGCTTGCCGCAGATATATGGGCATGAGACGCCACCAATATATGTCTGCATAAAAACTGCATTGATACCAACTGTACCATGCAAAGCAAAAGTCAGGTGTTTCTGTAATCAGAGAATCAATATATCaatatatctttaaaataaattacccTCTCATTCTTGGGGGTGGGGACAATCAGAGAATTGAATGAATCCTGTGGATATTTTAACAATTCCTTTGAGGGAAGCCGGGAAGGGGATATAGGGagccaagaaaaagaaagttaccTGCAAGAGGACCATTCTGGACCAAATTTGCTGCAATTTGTTCTTCATCAAGGGAAACCACACTGAAGTTAGCTACGGAAGCAGCAACTTTGCTCTTGTCAAATTTGCAGGGACCACGGTCTCTTCCAGTGTAAGGATAATCCTTTTCTCGCATTAGTCCACCAGCCTGGAGTGTGTACTCAAATGCAGTGGTCATCAACCCACCGTTACAACCCGAGTCACATGCTCCACGCTCTTCCGGATCACACTAAGAAATTTGTACGCACATTAATTCAcaatgttttttcaaaaaattccaAACCAGACCACGAAGCcggaaaattttattatatctcCCTACATATGTTTTACTTGTGTTCAAACTCTCAAAAAAGAGTCCACTAATTGGTATACAACTATACGTCATGTTTCAATTTATCATATCATGTgatttaatatacatatatacgaTAGGTTTGCAAGGGTATAAAGGGCAAATTGGTAAAAAGAGTGCGCGTGAAGAGTGTAAAGACTAACCTCATGATCGCAATCCACAAGTTGTTGCTCGCTAAGGCTCACGAGCTCACCTGTAGAAAGAAAATGAGCACCTTCCAACGCTCCAACGGCGCTAAAGGACCAACACGATCCGCACGAACCCTGATTTTTTACTCCAGTAACGGCTCCATGTTCGCGCCAATCGAAATCGGTAGGGAGGTCGTTGGTCGGTAGGATCGGAGCCTTCTGAGCGTCAGAGGGAAGGCGGAGCGGCTTCAGGCCGAGGAACTGGCGGCGAAACTCCGCCGGAGTGAGATCGGAGAACCTGGTGACGCCGTGGACGGCGGAGGGATCCAATTTCTGGTGTGACTTGGCGCGGAGCAAGTTGTTCTTGAAGATACGGAAGCGGTGGTCGTGCTCCTCCTGCGTGGCGTAGGTCTTGCCGAACTTTGTCTTGAAGGCGGAGAAGTGGTGCTCCGCGTTGAGCAGGTGGTGGTCCTCCGCATCCGGCACCACTTGACGGATCAGAAGGTCGTCTTCATCGTCGATCCGTTCGGCGGCGGCTACGGTGGCGGATAATAGGAGGAGACTGAAGAACAAGAGTGAGGGATTAGCCATCGGAGAAAGAGAAAGGTGCAATGGATATTTTGGCCTCTCGGAAAATTTAATGCACGCTTCCCAGAAGATTGTAAACGGATGTAACCAATGAAATATGGACACGTGATTCTCTATTATTGGGGTTAGGAAAAGATTCTTCAAACCTACTGGACaagatttgtttttaaataataatactgTGATTTAAATCTAAGATGTCACGTATATTATTATCAACCTTTTCTCATATTTATAAGATAAGATGAACCACATAATAAATGTGTTTGTTTGGTTCAAAGTAAGTTTTTGTTTGATAAAGGTCGAAGATATAAAGGGGAGAAAGTAGttatgtgagaaaaaaaaaagaagataaaaatactttttacaaCAAACTCAATACAATATATAAAGATACAATAAAATCACATGAAATAAAGACACGATGAAAAAgcccaataaaaaaatagctaCATGAAGCACCCTTCCCTGCGCCGTGAAGAGTGAAAATAGGGTTTGTGAAATAAAAGAGGCATAGGATGAGTGGTAGGGTGAGGATCTCTTCAATAGTCTTGTTGACCAAGAGACCGTTGAGATGGACGCGCTAGGGTTGTTGAGATCGGTCACCCCGAAGACGGTAGAGTCCAGGGAAGCTGACGCAGCGATGATGGCGGAGGACGAAGCACTGGAGAAAGTGGATATCGCAGTGATGGTGGCCATGGTGGAAGCGGTAACTGCGGTAGCATAGGAGAGTCGACGCGCACGAGTCTCACGCGGGTGAAGGGGTAAGACGGGAAATCTGTATGAGCAGTGTAAAATTTTGTCCATTTCTCACAATCTGAGAGTTGATTTACTGTGGCATGGGACCCATcgaaaattttgaatattttacgCTTATTTCGCCGCACCCAAACCACCCAAATGCATCGATGTTCGAAACTTTTGTACCCTTCTCTTCTCCTCACAACTTCTCCCAACATACATAGGGTTAGAGTTAGGACTTAGGACTAAAACATAACTCTAATGGAATCTTTGGTTGGATGGAAAGACGATAGGAAAAAGAGaagtaaacaaattaaattttgaatcagaaaaaaaaatgacaggaaaaaagaaattaaatttttatatttataaatatatatatttttttccattttgt is a window encoding:
- the LOC100778716 gene encoding Cysteine proteinase 15A-like precursor, with product MANPSLLFFSLLLLSATVAAAERIDDEDDLLIRQVVPDAEDHHLLNAEHHFSAFKTKFGKTYATQEEHDHRFRIFKNNLLRAKSHQKLDPSAVHGVTRFSDLTPAEFRRQFLGLKPLRLPSDAQKAPILPTNDLPTDFDWREHGAVTGVKNQGSCGSCWSFSAVGALEGAHFLSTGELVSLSEQQLVDCDHECDPEERGACDSGCNGGLMTTAFEYTLQAGGLMREKDYPYTGRDRGPCKFDKSKVAASVANFSVVSLDEEQIAANLVQNGPLAVGINAVFMQTYIGGVSCPYICGKHLDHGVLLVGYGSGAYAPIRFKEKPYWIIKNSWGESWGEEGYYKICRGRNVCGVDSMVSTVAAIHVSNN